From the Argentina anserina chromosome 3, drPotAnse1.1, whole genome shotgun sequence genome, the window TGGGAAGCATGAAGGATGTGTTGGTCAGTTCCGGAGGCAATAGCAAAGCTGCAGCGAATCTGTACACGGCTCTGGTCGGAAAAGGAATATCAACAAGCCGAGATGATGGTTTATGGATTGGGGCTCAAGTCAATACCACAACTCTGCGCATCAATTGAAGAATCCAAAATTGTGGTTGTCGTCCTTTCAACCAATTATTTCAGCTCAAGGTGGTGCTTGGACCAGCTTGTCAAGGCCTTTGAGTGCAACAAACTAATAGTCCCGGTTTTCGATGGCATCGACTCGATTGCTCTCCGGTCTGAAAACGGACCCGTTGCGGATACTTTTTCTAACCATCAACTTATCTTTTCCGAGAACCCAGAAAAGGTGCGAATTTGGAGACGAGCTATTGATGAAGTAGCCAACTTGGGTGGTTGGCATTTACACAGGTATAACTCCTCTCCGAAGTTTGTTTTAGATGGTTGGCATTACGTTTTGCTTATTGTTTATTCACTTGTAATTCAGCGATGAATCCCAAATCATTGAAGATATTGTACAAAGCGTGTGCATTAAATTAAAGCCTGGCGAACCTGAACCTCTGCGAGGATTATTTCTGTACTGCTGCCTTCTCTTCCCAGAGGGTTATGAGTTCAGGAGACACGAGGTGGTTCAATTGTGGATAGCTCAAGGTTTCGATATGGGAGAGAGCCCCGGAGAGACCATGGAAGATGCTGGCATCAAACATTTTAACTTCATGGAGAGCCTAGGCTTGTTTGAGCGCTTCCCCAGAAAACCTATACCGGAATTTGATGATGTGATCACTGAAGTCTATTATTGCACTCCCACCTTCTACTACAAAGTTAATCTCTCTAAGCTTTCACTTCTGGAAGACAAAAGCTCCGGTGCTAAATATTTTAGAGTCGTGGATGGCAAGTTTGATCAAGCCTCAGAATCAACTACTCAACATATGTGTTTGATGTATAAGGATGTTGATGACATGGCTTTTGGTGTTATTCAGAAATTTAAGAATCTGCGCACATTACTCGTTCTCCCTGGTTATGGATCTTCCGTCAAACGTATTCCTGCTGATTTGTTTCGCAGCTTAAATTTTCTGACAACGTTGAATTTGAGTGGAACTCTCATTTTTACATTGCCTGGTTCTATCGGAGATGTCCAGAGTTTACGATATATTGATCTCTCACGTACACCGATCTTCATGTTGCCTGAATCTATATGTTCTCTTGACAAGTTACAAACTTTGAAACTCCGAGGTTGTCGTGACTTGCTTGATTTACCTAAAAGCATGCACAAGCTAGCTGCTCTGCGACATCTTGATTTCAATATTCAGCAGTTGCATTGCATGCCTCCTCACTTTGGAAGACTGCATTTTATTCAAACCTTGTCAGCATTCATTGTTGGTACTCTGGATGGGCACCGAATCCAAGAACTGAAGAACTTAAATGATCTTACAGGAGCACTTTGCATTTTTCAACTCGAAAATGTGT encodes:
- the LOC126787572 gene encoding putative disease resistance RPP13-like protein 1, coding for MCWSVPEAIAKLQRICTRLWSEKEYQQAEMMVYGLGLKSIPQLCASIEESKIVVVVLSTNYFSSRWCLDQLVKAFECNKLIVPVFDGIDSIALRSENGPVADTFSNHQLIFSENPEKVRIWRRAIDEVANLGGWHLHSDESQIIEDIVQSVCIKLKPGEPEPLRGLFLYCCLLFPEGYEFRRHEVVQLWIAQGFDMGESPGETMEDAGIKHFNFMESLGLFERFPRKPIPEFDDVITEVYYCTPTFYYKVNLSKLSLLEDKSSGAKYFRVVDGKFDQASESTTQHMCLMYKDVDDMAFGVIQKFKNLRTLLVLPGYGSSVKRIPADLFRSLNFLTTLNLSGTLIFTLPGSIGDVQSLRYIDLSRTPIFMLPESICSLDKLQTLKLRGCRDLLDLPKSMHKLAALRHLDFNIQQLHCMPPHFGRLHFIQTLSAFIVGTLDGHRIQELKNLNDLTGALCIFQLENVLMTTDAKEANLASKKRLQRLDLLWNSLLLENTKLQEDIIESLLPPFDLKELNITSYGGTKLPSWLSHPSFTDLIVITLDNCAYCEHLPSIGQLPALKLLSIVNMDALKEIDHIFLSTATEPVHQVFQAFPKLEILEFENMANLIEWKKVKRGDFPSLLQLRVKHCPELVILPSFSHLKSLKCVQLYQCPKLVPPELPITLKSIDGCKEGDKEFWL